The Niastella koreensis GR20-10 genome includes a window with the following:
- a CDS encoding glycoside hydrolase family 130 protein, with product MDKNFLQRLEMLETSHEKLINRANEKMEEENGIYCRFKNPVLTAKHAPLFWRYDLNAATNPFLMERIGINSVLNAGAIKLNGKYYLIARVEGTDRKSFFAVAESDTGVDRFRFWNYPVLMPETNVADTNIYDMRVVQHEDGWIYGLFCTERRDPNAPPADQSSAIAQCGIARTKDLLTWERLADLKTPSPQQRNVVLHPEFVDGQYAFYTRPQDGFIEAGSGGGIGFGLSNSMEQAVIHKEVVIDKRVYHTISELKNGLGPQPIKTREGWLHLAHGVRNTAAGMRYTLYLFMTDLKDLTKVIYKPAGYFIAPEGDERVGDVSNVVFGNGWTVDDDGRVLIYYASSDTRMHVAESTVEQLVDYVMHTPADGYTSATSVHTLYKMIENNKIARQQHI from the coding sequence ATGGATAAGAATTTTTTGCAGCGACTGGAAATGCTCGAAACGTCACATGAGAAATTAATTAACCGTGCCAATGAAAAAATGGAAGAGGAGAATGGTATTTATTGCCGGTTTAAAAATCCGGTGTTAACTGCCAAACATGCGCCGTTGTTCTGGCGCTATGATCTCAATGCAGCAACCAATCCATTTTTGATGGAGCGGATCGGGATCAACTCGGTGCTTAATGCAGGGGCTATTAAATTGAATGGAAAATATTATCTGATCGCAAGGGTAGAAGGCACCGACCGGAAATCATTTTTTGCAGTGGCGGAGAGCGATACCGGTGTAGATAGATTCCGGTTCTGGAATTACCCGGTACTGATGCCCGAAACAAACGTGGCCGATACCAATATTTACGATATGCGCGTTGTGCAGCATGAAGATGGCTGGATCTATGGGTTGTTCTGCACCGAACGGCGCGATCCCAATGCGCCGCCGGCCGACCAGTCTTCGGCTATTGCGCAATGTGGCATTGCCCGTACAAAAGACCTGCTAACCTGGGAGCGGCTGGCCGACCTGAAAACACCTTCGCCGCAACAGCGCAATGTGGTGCTGCATCCGGAGTTTGTTGACGGGCAGTATGCTTTTTATACCCGTCCACAGGATGGATTTATTGAAGCCGGTTCGGGTGGCGGTATCGGGTTTGGGTTGAGTAATTCTATGGAACAGGCCGTTATACATAAGGAAGTTGTGATAGATAAAAGAGTGTACCATACCATTTCTGAATTAAAGAACGGCCTGGGCCCGCAACCCATTAAAACAAGAGAGGGCTGGTTGCACCTGGCGCATGGGGTGCGTAACACGGCTGCAGGTATGCGTTACACCCTGTACCTGTTTATGACCGATCTGAAAGATTTGACCAAGGTGATCTATAAACCGGCAGGTTATTTTATTGCACCCGAAGGCGACGAAAGAGTAGGGGATGTATCGAACGTAGTATTTGGCAATGGCTGGACCGTTGATGACGACGGCCGGGTGCTGATCTATTATGCTTCGTCAGACACGCGGATGCACGTTGCGGAATCAACGGTTGAACAACTGGTAGATTATGTGATGCACACGCCCGCAGATGGATATACTTCTGCCACTTCGGTGCACACCTTGTATAAGATGATCGAAAATAACAAAATCGCCCGGCAGCAGCATATTTAA
- a CDS encoding sodium:solute symporter family protein has product MNLTVLDISIVMLYLITMVAIGWVLRKRARKNKESYLLGGKSLPWYMLGLSDASDMFDISGTMWMVALCFVYGMKSIWIPWLWPVFNQVFMMMFISKWVRRSNASTGAEWLVTRFGASGKGVKSSHNVVVAFALLSCFGFLAYGFVGLGKFIEIFVPWHLVSAYVPFTVAPEYVPHLYGIVFTLFAMFYSILGGMHSIVLGDVIKYGIMTIACISIAVIAMLRLHSHGTHLAVPGNWTNPFFNWHLDLDWGKLVPDANKKIAEDGFGLFGFFFMMMLFKGIFASLAGPAPNYDMQKVLSTRSPKDASKMSGFVSIILLPVRYSLIIGLTVLALLYYNQLDLRTASGTDFERILPAAINDFLPAGILGLVLTGLLGAFMGTFSGTLNAAQAYIVNDIYLKYVDPHAGTKKIITANYLVGIVVVAIGVTLGFFAKDVNSILQWIVSALYGGYIAANMLKWYWWRFNASGFFWGMTSGIIAALVFPYLFKNTLPLYSWPLLFLISLAGCFIGTWLTPPTDESVLKQFYKTVKPWGFWKPIQIKVMSEDPAFEPNKRFRLDMFNVVLGIIGQCCLTILPMYVVLWLKLPLLITVAILVVIVLVLKRTWWEKLEN; this is encoded by the coding sequence ATGAATTTAACCGTATTAGACATAAGTATTGTAATGCTCTATCTTATTACCATGGTCGCAATAGGCTGGGTATTACGTAAAAGAGCGCGGAAAAATAAAGAAAGTTACCTGTTGGGTGGCAAATCATTGCCCTGGTACATGCTGGGGCTGAGCGATGCCAGCGATATGTTTGATATCAGCGGTACTATGTGGATGGTGGCGTTGTGTTTTGTGTACGGCATGAAATCGATCTGGATTCCCTGGTTATGGCCGGTGTTTAACCAGGTATTTATGATGATGTTTATTTCAAAATGGGTACGCCGCTCCAATGCCAGTACCGGCGCCGAATGGCTGGTTACCAGGTTTGGCGCCAGTGGCAAAGGCGTAAAAAGTTCTCACAATGTAGTAGTGGCCTTTGCCCTGTTAAGTTGTTTTGGTTTTCTGGCTTATGGCTTTGTGGGGCTGGGTAAATTCATCGAGATCTTTGTGCCCTGGCACCTGGTATCGGCCTATGTGCCTTTTACCGTGGCGCCGGAATATGTACCGCATTTGTATGGCATTGTGTTTACGTTGTTTGCCATGTTCTATTCCATTTTGGGCGGCATGCACAGCATTGTGCTGGGCGATGTAATAAAGTACGGCATCATGACGATCGCCTGCATATCCATTGCAGTAATTGCCATGCTGCGTTTACATAGTCACGGTACACACCTGGCGGTGCCCGGCAATTGGACGAACCCGTTCTTTAACTGGCATTTAGATCTGGACTGGGGTAAATTGGTCCCCGATGCCAATAAAAAGATCGCGGAAGACGGGTTTGGCCTGTTTGGGTTCTTTTTTATGATGATGTTGTTCAAAGGCATTTTTGCCAGTCTGGCCGGGCCGGCGCCTAATTACGACATGCAAAAAGTATTGTCAACCCGTTCTCCGAAGGATGCCAGTAAAATGTCGGGTTTTGTTTCCATTATATTATTGCCGGTGCGGTATTCATTGATCATTGGCCTTACGGTACTGGCTTTGTTGTATTACAACCAGCTCGATCTGCGTACTGCCTCCGGAACCGATTTTGAGCGGATACTACCCGCGGCCATCAATGATTTTTTACCCGCAGGTATTTTAGGGCTGGTGCTCACCGGTTTGCTGGGCGCATTTATGGGTACTTTTTCCGGAACACTGAATGCGGCACAGGCCTACATTGTGAACGACATTTATTTAAAATATGTTGATCCGCATGCCGGCACCAAAAAAATAATTACCGCCAATTACCTCGTTGGCATTGTTGTGGTGGCCATTGGGGTAACACTGGGCTTTTTTGCCAAAGACGTGAACAGCATTTTACAATGGATCGTAAGCGCTTTATATGGCGGCTACATCGCAGCCAATATGTTGAAATGGTATTGGTGGCGGTTTAATGCCAGCGGGTTTTTCTGGGGCATGACGAGTGGTATTATCGCCGCATTGGTATTCCCCTACCTGTTTAAAAATACCCTGCCTTTATATAGCTGGCCCTTATTATTCCTGATTTCGCTGGCGGGTTGTTTTATCGGCACCTGGTTAACCCCGCCCACAGATGAAAGCGTATTGAAACAATTTTACAAAACAGTAAAACCATGGGGTTTCTGGAAACCCATCCAGATAAAAGTAATGAGCGAAGACCCGGCCTTTGAACCTAACAAACGGTTCAGGCTGGATATGTTCAACGTTGTGTTGGGGATCATTGGCCAGTGTTGTTTAACCATTTTACCTATGTACGTAGTGTTGTGGTTAAAACTGCCCCTGCTGATCACCGTGGCCATCCTGGTAGTGATTGTGCTGGTGCTGAAACGGACCTGGTGGGAAAAACTCGAAAACTAA
- a CDS encoding glycoside hydrolase family 26 protein, with the protein MTSLWLNNRRVMCFLGLLLPGNCLLAQDQAPCDKNATPQTAALCRNLKKLAAKGFMFGHQDDLAYGVNWRYENGRSDVKEVAGDYPAVYGWELGGLEANEDKNIDGVPFKKMRQFIKEGYERGGVITISWHARSPFGAQKGAWDTTHGSVASILPAGINHELFKTWLDELAKFFLSLKNSKGEPTPVLFRPFHELTGNWFWWGRNACTPEQFKVLYRFVKYYLTEVKKVHNLLYVYNTSADFKTKAEFLERYPGDDMVDMISFDTYQYDDPAKSDWFIKNTGFQLGLLDEMAAEKNKLTAIAETGYEQIPFATWWTDVLSKAIGQHRISYVLVWRNHGYNEWMKKMHYYAPYKGQTSEADFIKFYQQENTLFEQDVAKEKLYSY; encoded by the coding sequence ATGACATCATTATGGTTAAATAATCGCCGGGTTATGTGTTTCCTGGGCCTGCTGTTACCAGGCAATTGTTTATTGGCACAGGACCAGGCCCCTTGCGACAAAAACGCCACGCCGCAAACCGCGGCCCTGTGCCGGAATTTAAAAAAGCTGGCAGCCAAAGGTTTTATGTTCGGCCACCAGGACGACCTGGCGTATGGCGTGAACTGGCGCTATGAAAACGGCAGAAGCGATGTAAAAGAAGTGGCCGGTGATTACCCGGCCGTATACGGCTGGGAGTTAGGTGGCCTGGAAGCCAATGAAGATAAGAACATCGATGGGGTACCCTTTAAAAAGATGCGTCAGTTTATTAAAGAAGGATATGAGCGGGGTGGGGTAATAACCATCAGCTGGCATGCCCGCAGCCCGTTTGGGGCGCAAAAAGGCGCCTGGGATACCACGCACGGAAGTGTTGCCTCCATTTTGCCGGCGGGTATTAATCATGAGCTTTTCAAAACCTGGCTCGATGAACTGGCGAAATTCTTTTTGTCGTTAAAGAACAGCAAGGGCGAACCCACTCCGGTGTTGTTCAGGCCGTTTCATGAACTTACCGGCAACTGGTTCTGGTGGGGGCGCAACGCCTGTACGCCCGAACAGTTTAAAGTTTTGTACCGGTTCGTGAAGTATTATTTAACGGAAGTGAAAAAAGTGCATAACCTGTTGTACGTGTATAATACTTCTGCCGATTTTAAAACAAAAGCCGAATTCCTGGAACGCTATCCCGGTGATGATATGGTAGATATGATAAGTTTTGATACCTATCAATATGACGATCCTGCCAAAAGCGACTGGTTTATAAAGAACACGGGTTTTCAACTGGGATTATTGGATGAAATGGCGGCGGAAAAAAATAAACTGACCGCCATTGCGGAAACCGGGTATGAACAAATTCCATTTGCCACCTGGTGGACAGATGTTCTATCAAAAGCAATAGGGCAGCACAGGATCTCCTATGTACTGGTTTGGCGTAATCATGGGTACAACGAATGGATGAAAAAAATGCATTATTACGCGCCGTACAAGGGACAAACTTCCGAGGCCGACTTTATTAAGTTTTACCAACAGGAGAATACGTTGTTTGAACAGGATGTGGCCAAAGAAAAGTTGTATAGTTATTAA
- a CDS encoding cell surface receptor IPT/TIG domain-containing protein, whose translation MNYFKNTTAYVSLAFLASVLVFSACKKDKGMDNPTANQIAPGQGAAGDLLTLTGSDLANMQTIVFEKDNVPVLFNPNLNTANAVLFRVPDTASGGQQNIVFTNTAGKQLLVPFNVLAYPKVTDASDFNFENGTTLELTGINLEEVTKVVIHGTTDQATIVSKSKKKLVIKMPATTIARATLDISNPTGTSTTTLEFVCRPNNFIVFDDDWGKAGAYGIGTIQSWSFDCSPYKSTGITPKAGSALLQVDYTKGGGGLSTFLGCDWATPNSTFSKAYKTAFLTFWARTEGADVDLTIVPDNPWSGNDIWGAATAFGSKNITVPKGKWTYFKIPADFITGDYSRLDIKIGGSGALKTTVYFDDIIMVK comes from the coding sequence ATGAACTATTTTAAAAATACAACCGCATATGTAAGCCTGGCCTTTCTGGCCAGTGTGCTGGTGTTCAGTGCCTGTAAAAAAGACAAAGGCATGGATAACCCAACGGCCAATCAAATAGCGCCCGGGCAGGGGGCTGCCGGTGATTTGCTTACCTTAACCGGTAGCGATCTGGCAAATATGCAAACCATTGTTTTTGAAAAAGACAATGTGCCGGTACTGTTCAACCCCAACCTGAATACCGCGAATGCCGTTCTGTTCCGCGTGCCCGATACGGCTTCCGGCGGACAGCAGAATATTGTGTTTACCAATACAGCAGGTAAACAGTTGCTGGTGCCATTCAATGTGCTGGCCTATCCTAAAGTAACAGATGCATCGGATTTTAATTTTGAGAACGGTACCACACTTGAATTAACCGGTATAAACCTCGAAGAAGTTACTAAAGTGGTGATCCATGGCACAACCGATCAGGCGACCATTGTGTCAAAGTCAAAAAAGAAACTGGTGATTAAAATGCCTGCGACCACCATTGCGCGCGCCACACTCGATATCAGTAATCCTACCGGCACCTCCACTACAACCCTGGAGTTTGTTTGCCGGCCGAATAACTTTATTGTGTTTGACGATGATTGGGGCAAGGCAGGCGCTTACGGCATTGGAACTATTCAATCGTGGAGCTTTGATTGCAGCCCGTATAAATCAACCGGTATTACGCCAAAAGCAGGTTCCGCATTGTTGCAGGTGGATTATACCAAGGGCGGCGGCGGGTTAAGCACCTTCCTGGGTTGCGACTGGGCTACGCCTAACAGCACCTTCAGCAAAGCTTACAAAACGGCGTTTTTGACGTTCTGGGCAAGAACGGAGGGCGCTGATGTTGATCTGACCATTGTACCCGATAATCCCTGGTCGGGCAACGATATCTGGGGCGCCGCCACTGCTTTCGGCAGTAAAAACATTACCGTGCCAAAAGGTAAATGGACGTATTTCAAAATACCGGCAGATTTTATCACAGGCGATTACAGCCGGCTCGATATTAAAATTGGCGGCTCAGGCGCCCTGAAAACAACCGTTTATTTCGATGACATCATTATGGTTAAATAA
- a CDS encoding RagB/SusD family nutrient uptake outer membrane protein has translation MKAINKYIAYSIIGVVALASCKKDYLDHPSDNNPTLDTYYNTADQVQKATGYLYNSVWYDYQDKAFHAIGETLAGNMLTETGPNYGSGSYNLFTVLSTDPLVASCWRSLYKVAGTATVLINTFQQKKGKAIEAGYLDAGIAEARFMRGAAYFTIARAFGDVPIVTDPVAVAASGPQTVPRYLQKDVLQFALEDFRYAEQNLPEVPAEKGRVSKYSAAGMMAKVYLYRKDYDSAKAAALRVMNSGNYDLYPDYEKMFTSSSANNNIESLFALQWIAAGGYSYANPIQVYSAPSTLLKPVVNTGYSSVYPTLDMLKAYDPDDKRRQWSVMEQGFSRPDWTNVNFPNGFVYDTTGNVYEDATHFKNGSRSNALKYVVGTGSNGEKLSDNGSTDICTYILRYADVLLIYAEAVLGSNASTADASALDAFNKVHTRGNNYNGVKLTSLTKDIILKERRVEFAFEGDYWFDIQRQGFDKAKAIINAQERGTLNGDGSINHAKANFNSPGQLFLPIPQSETVSDPKLNEPPVAYY, from the coding sequence ATGAAAGCAATCAATAAATATATAGCTTATTCTATCATTGGGGTGGTGGCGCTGGCTTCCTGTAAAAAAGATTACCTGGACCATCCTTCAGATAATAATCCCACGCTGGACACTTATTACAACACGGCCGACCAGGTACAGAAGGCTACCGGTTATTTGTACAACTCTGTTTGGTACGATTACCAGGATAAAGCCTTTCACGCCATTGGTGAAACGCTGGCGGGTAACATGCTTACCGAAACCGGTCCCAACTATGGCAGTGGCAGTTATAACCTGTTCACGGTACTGAGCACAGATCCCTTAGTGGCCAGTTGCTGGCGCTCGTTGTATAAGGTAGCAGGTACTGCTACGGTGCTCATTAATACCTTCCAGCAAAAGAAAGGCAAAGCAATAGAAGCAGGTTACCTGGATGCTGGTATTGCAGAAGCGCGTTTTATGCGGGGCGCAGCTTATTTTACTATAGCAAGAGCGTTTGGGGATGTGCCCATTGTAACGGATCCGGTAGCGGTGGCGGCTTCCGGTCCGCAAACCGTGCCCCGTTACCTGCAGAAAGATGTGTTGCAGTTTGCATTGGAAGATTTCCGGTATGCTGAACAGAATTTACCGGAAGTGCCTGCAGAGAAGGGACGGGTAAGTAAATATTCCGCAGCGGGGATGATGGCCAAAGTTTACCTGTACCGGAAAGATTATGACAGCGCCAAAGCAGCGGCCCTGCGGGTGATGAATTCAGGTAACTATGACCTGTATCCTGATTATGAAAAAATGTTCACCAGTTCTTCGGCCAATAATAATATTGAATCGTTGTTTGCCTTGCAATGGATAGCTGCAGGTGGATATAGTTATGCCAATCCCATCCAGGTGTATTCCGCGCCATCAACTTTGTTAAAACCAGTGGTGAACACAGGCTATTCTTCTGTATATCCCACACTGGATATGCTGAAGGCCTATGACCCCGATGACAAGCGCCGCCAATGGTCGGTTATGGAACAGGGATTCAGCAGACCCGACTGGACAAACGTTAATTTTCCCAATGGGTTTGTATATGATACTACTGGTAACGTATATGAAGATGCCACGCATTTTAAAAATGGCTCAAGATCAAATGCCCTGAAATATGTGGTGGGAACCGGAAGCAATGGCGAGAAATTGAGTGATAACGGGTCAACCGATATCTGTACATATATCCTGCGTTATGCCGATGTGTTGTTGATCTATGCCGAAGCGGTATTAGGCAGTAATGCATCCACTGCCGATGCGTCGGCGCTGGATGCATTCAATAAAGTGCATACCCGCGGCAATAATTATAATGGCGTGAAACTTACTTCGCTCACAAAAGATATCATTCTGAAGGAACGGCGGGTTGAGTTTGCCTTTGAAGGAGATTACTGGTTCGATATTCAACGGCAGGGATTCGATAAAGCAAAAGCCATTATAAATGCACAGGAAAGAGGCACACTGAATGGAGATGGCAGCATCAACCATGCAAAGGCCAACTTTAATTCGCCCGGTCAGCTGTTCCTGCCGATCCCGCAATCAGAAACCGTATCGGACCCTAAACTGAATGAACCGCCTGTTGCCTATTATTAA
- a CDS encoding SusC/RagA family TonB-linked outer membrane protein: MRKKVLCRVLIGLLWVLAQTAPAFAQTKTISGIISDQNGLPLEKATIKAKGGKNYVTSDANGQFRLAVPQGATLIEVSYVGMKPMVVSIDGKQSVLVTLNVIDSKLNEVVVIGYGTARRSDVSSAVSSIKAKDLKDLPVAGVDQALQGKVAGVSVTNNSGQPGGGVSIRVRGITSVNGNEPLYVIDGVPILTNTQTISHDQLGGMGGQTEQSIMATLNPADIASIDILKDASAQAIYGSQGANGVVLITTKRGKIGEGKISYDVYHGWQSVQKYLPIMNLRQYAQYYNSVVPEIKAAGGSIDTIGELRDPSILGEGTNWQKALFQTGQIDNHQLAFSGGQNKTTYYFSLNYFNQTGTIVGSKFNRYASRISIDQQVKSWLKAGINANLSRSNQRVTLTDGVETPTAIVLYNSPATPVKGPDGKYITTTSLGSNTFGNANGNPIATALLRDVHSIQSKAFGNIYADLQFTKYLSLRNEVNFDFQLNENSAFQPNYTNETTKQVILAPSKLREDRNTNYYYGLRNYLTYNQTFGKHAINVMVGHEAQGSHWDNKNITATGLEQNLQSINAGTINAAGTGGKKGDWSMESYLARATYTFDNRYSISGSIRRDGASSFGPNHRYGNFPAASAGWTVTNEKFARDWKLVDYMKLRVGAGSVGNQNSPIQNAYTTNIRLFTIAPFGPGGIPANVGNPDLSWESVKTYNGGVDLSFLKKRVELSVDVYKKTTTNMIMSVVPPMFLGLDPNPPHNDYKEIEPAVANAGEMSNKGVDINLTTYNIQRSDFTWKTSIIFSRYKNLLVRLNTPTAILKGAEQDFTGDASVVNITQPGHAVGAFYGYVTDGLFRDMNQLNNGTDWGLAVGPTGIYLGDIRYKDISGPDGKPDGKIGSEDVTFIGDPNPKFTYGITNSFTYKGFDFSFFLQGVQGSKIYNWTRKYTESMASIYLNQSRAVMDRYTAANPNASMPRYNQWNNNNTRISDRYIENGSYLRIQNISLGYNFPGRWINKAKMTNARLYMSAQNVYTFTKYTGYDPEIGAFNKNALSQNVDNGHYPNPRTITIGANIEF, translated from the coding sequence ATGAGAAAAAAAGTACTTTGTCGGGTACTCATAGGCTTGCTATGGGTGCTCGCGCAAACGGCTCCTGCGTTTGCCCAAACCAAAACGATCTCCGGCATCATCTCCGACCAAAACGGCCTCCCGCTTGAAAAAGCTACCATAAAAGCAAAAGGAGGAAAGAACTATGTTACTTCAGATGCGAATGGACAGTTCAGACTGGCGGTTCCGCAGGGCGCCACCCTCATTGAAGTGTCGTATGTAGGCATGAAACCGATGGTGGTTTCCATTGACGGAAAACAATCGGTGCTGGTTACCCTGAACGTGATCGATAGCAAACTCAATGAAGTAGTGGTTATCGGTTATGGTACAGCGCGGCGTAGTGATGTGTCGTCGGCTGTTTCCTCCATAAAAGCAAAAGACCTGAAAGACCTGCCGGTGGCGGGTGTTGACCAGGCCCTGCAGGGAAAAGTAGCGGGGGTAAGCGTTACCAATAACTCCGGTCAGCCGGGTGGGGGCGTTTCCATCCGCGTTCGAGGTATCACCAGCGTTAACGGCAATGAACCCTTATATGTTATTGACGGCGTGCCTATTCTTACCAATACCCAAACTATTTCACATGACCAGCTGGGTGGTATGGGCGGACAAACCGAACAAAGCATTATGGCTACCCTGAACCCGGCCGATATTGCCAGCATCGACATCCTGAAAGATGCATCGGCCCAGGCCATTTATGGTTCACAGGGCGCTAATGGGGTAGTATTGATCACCACCAAACGTGGAAAGATCGGTGAAGGCAAGATCTCCTACGACGTTTACCATGGCTGGCAATCAGTTCAGAAATATTTACCCATCATGAACCTGCGGCAATATGCACAGTATTATAACTCGGTAGTACCCGAGATCAAAGCTGCCGGTGGTTCTATCGATACTATCGGCGAGTTGAGAGACCCATCTATCCTGGGTGAAGGCACCAACTGGCAGAAAGCATTGTTTCAAACCGGGCAGATCGATAATCACCAGCTGGCTTTCTCTGGCGGACAAAACAAAACCACCTACTATTTCTCCCTGAATTATTTCAACCAAACAGGTACAATCGTCGGTTCTAAATTCAACCGGTATGCTTCCCGGATCAGCATAGATCAACAGGTGAAAAGCTGGTTAAAAGCCGGCATCAACGCCAACCTTTCCCGAAGCAATCAACGGGTAACCCTTACGGATGGGGTAGAAACACCTACGGCCATCGTTTTGTATAATAGCCCGGCAACACCCGTTAAAGGGCCCGACGGAAAATATATCACCACCACTTCTTTGGGCAGTAACACGTTTGGTAACGCGAATGGTAACCCGATAGCCACGGCGCTTTTACGGGACGTGCATTCTATACAATCAAAAGCCTTTGGAAATATTTATGCAGACCTTCAGTTCACCAAATACCTCAGCCTGCGCAATGAAGTGAACTTTGATTTTCAGTTAAATGAAAATTCAGCCTTTCAACCAAACTATACCAATGAAACAACCAAACAGGTAATCTTAGCTCCCAGCAAACTGCGGGAAGACAGGAATACCAATTATTACTACGGACTTCGGAATTATTTAACCTATAACCAAACGTTTGGTAAACATGCCATTAACGTAATGGTGGGTCACGAAGCCCAGGGTTCGCATTGGGACAATAAGAACATTACAGCAACCGGCCTGGAGCAAAACCTGCAATCGATCAATGCGGGTACCATTAACGCTGCCGGAACAGGCGGTAAAAAGGGCGACTGGAGCATGGAATCGTACCTGGCGCGCGCCACTTATACCTTCGATAACCGGTATTCGATCAGCGGATCGATAAGAAGAGATGGCGCCTCCAGCTTTGGCCCCAATCACCGCTATGGTAATTTTCCTGCCGCTTCTGCCGGCTGGACGGTTACCAATGAAAAGTTTGCCCGCGACTGGAAGCTCGTCGATTATATGAAACTGCGGGTAGGCGCGGGTTCAGTTGGAAATCAGAACTCACCTATACAAAATGCATATACAACCAACATCCGGTTGTTTACGATAGCGCCGTTTGGCCCGGGTGGTATTCCGGCCAATGTGGGCAACCCCGACCTAAGCTGGGAATCGGTAAAAACGTATAATGGTGGGGTTGACCTTTCCTTCCTGAAAAAACGCGTTGAACTGAGTGTGGATGTTTATAAAAAGACCACCACCAATATGATTATGTCGGTGGTGCCGCCCATGTTTTTAGGATTGGACCCCAATCCGCCGCACAACGATTATAAAGAAATTGAACCGGCTGTTGCCAATGCTGGTGAAATGAGCAACAAAGGCGTTGACATCAACCTCACTACCTATAATATTCAACGCAGCGACTTTACCTGGAAAACAAGTATCATTTTCAGCCGGTATAAAAACCTGCTGGTGCGGTTAAATACGCCAACTGCTATCTTAAAGGGTGCTGAACAGGATTTCACCGGTGATGCATCGGTGGTGAACATTACCCAGCCCGGCCATGCAGTGGGTGCTTTTTATGGTTATGTTACCGATGGTTTATTCCGCGACATGAACCAGTTGAACAATGGTACCGACTGGGGGCTGGCTGTTGGTCCAACAGGTATTTACCTGGGCGATATCCGTTATAAAGACATCAGTGGCCCCGATGGCAAACCCGATGGAAAGATAGGCAGCGAAGATGTAACCTTCATTGGTGATCCCAATCCCAAATTCACCTATGGCATCACCAACTCTTTTACCTATAAGGGGTTCGATTTCTCTTTCTTTTTGCAGGGCGTACAGGGCAGCAAGATCTATAACTGGACCCGCAAGTATACCGAATCGATGGCGAGCATTTACCTGAACCAGAGCCGCGCCGTAATGGACAGGTATACCGCTGCCAATCCCAATGCTTCCATGCCCCGCTATAACCAATGGAACAATAACAATACCCGCATTTCAGACCGGTATATAGAAAATGGTTCATACCTGCGCATTCAGAATATTTCGCTGGGGTACAATTTCCCGGGCAGATGGATAAACAAAGCCAAAATGACAAACGCGCGGTTGTATATGTCGGCCCAGAACGTATACACGTTCACGAAATATACAGGGTACGATCCGGAGATCGGTGCGTTTAACAAGAATGCGCTTTCGCAGAATGTAGACAACGGGCATTATCCCAATCCAAGAACTATAACCATTGGCGCTAATATTGAATTTTAA